One genomic region from Sciurus carolinensis chromosome 2, mSciCar1.2, whole genome shotgun sequence encodes:
- the Six6 gene encoding homeobox protein SIX6: MFQLPILNFSPQQVAGVCETLEESGDVERLGRFLWSLPVAPAACEALNKNESVLRARAIVAFHGGNYRELYHILENHKFTKDSHAKLQALWLEAHYQEAEKLRGRPLGPVDKYRVRKKFPLPRTIWDGEQKTHCFKERTRHLLREWYLQDPYPNPSKKRELAQATGLTPTQVGNWFKNRRQRDRAAAAKNRLQQQVLSQGSGRALRAEGESTPEVLGVSTSPAASLSSKAATSAISITSSDSECDI; the protein is encoded by the exons ATGTTTCAGTTACCCATCTTGAATTTCAGCCCCCAGCAAGTGGCCGGGGTATGTGAGACGCTGGAGGAGAGCGGCGATGTGGAGCGCTTGGGTCGCTTCCTGTGGTCGCTGCCCGTGGCCCCTGCGGCCTGTGAAGCCCTCAACAAGAATGAGTCGGTGCTGCGCGCGAGGGCCATCGTGGCCTTTCACGGTGGCAACTACCGCGAGCTTTACCACATTCTGGAAAACCACAAGTTCACCAAGGATTCGCACGCCAAACTTCAGGCACTATGGCTTGAAGCTCACTACCAAGAGGCCGAGAAGCTACGTGGACGGCCGCTGGGGCCAGTGGACAAGTACCGCGTAAGGAAGAAGTTCCCGCTGCCGCGTACCATTTGGGATGGTGAACAGAAGACACACTGCTTCAAGGAGCGCACGCGACACCTGCTCCGAGAGTGGTACCTGCAGGACCCATATCCCAACCCCAGCAAAAAGCGCGAGCTCGCCCAGGCAACCGGACTGACCCCCACGCAAGTGGGCAACTGGTTCAAAAACCGCCGACAAAGGGACCGGGCGGCTGCAGCCAAGAACAG ACTACAGCAGCAGGTCCTGTCGCAAGGCTCCGGGCGGGCTCTACGGGCCGAGGGCGAGAGCACTCCGGAGGTGTTGGGCGTCTCCACCAGTCCGGCCGCCAGTCTATCCAGCAAGGCGGCCACTTCGGCCATCTCCATCACATCCAGCGACAGTGAATGCGACATCTGA